The Candidatus Dormiibacterota bacterium genomic sequence AGAAGCTCCATCGGGATAAAACGGCCCGCGGGCATTCGCAGGAAGCCGTCGTTGAAACGATCCTCCGGCGCATGCCCGATTACGTCAACTACATCGTGCCGCAGTTTTCGCGCACGCACGTGAATTTTCAGCGCGTCCCGATCGTGGACACGTCCAACCCGTTTATCGCCAGAACGATTCCAACGTTGGACGAGAGCATGCTCGTCATTCGCTTCCGAACGGCCAAGGGCATCGATTTTCCATATCTCTTATCGATGCTACACGACTCGTTCATGTCCCGCCCGAACACGATCGTCTGTCCGGGCGGGAAGATGGAATTAGCGATGCAACTGATCTTTACGCCCATGATTTTGCAAATCATGGATCGAAAAAAGCGCGCGCGATAGAGCGCTAAAGCGGACGGCTAGAAGGTTCGCCCGTACGCAATGCCGACAGAATCGGCTCGCAATTGGATGGTCTCGTTGCCGGCGGGAGCGCCGCCCATGAATGCGGGTAGCAGCGACGCCCCCGATACGCTATTGTTGAACGCGCGAACGAATGCGGCAGTAAACTCTCCGCCGTTCTTTTGGGCAAAGGTTGCGCCAAGGGTGAGATGGTCCGTCGTCACGCCGGGTGCGATGATGTTGAACGTAACGTCGCGAGGCTGGATCGGATTGCTGCCATGATTGTACCCCGCTCGTAGCGTCAGACGATTCGAAGCCCTGTACGCTACTCCAAGTTTAAGAACGTTCACATCCTGCCAGCCGAAGCCCGGCCCGTTCGCGCTTCCCAGTTGCGATTGATTCGTACTGGGGTCACCTACCGACGCTACGGCGCCGTAATTAATGCGTTGGTAGTCCATCGCAAGCGTGAGTTTCGGCACGGGTACGACGGCGATTCCTAAGCTGAAATTCTCCGGAATGTCGAACGATCCGGCGCCGGCGAACAACCCGCCGTACTGCGTGAAACGCGACATGTGCATTCTAGTCGCGTACGCCGCGCCGAATGTTATGGAGTTTGAGAGCTTGCGCATGTATCCGATGCGCACTCCGAAGCCCGTCGACCCCTGCGGCCCCGTGTTCGTCACGAGAGTTGGTGCGGCCGAGAGATTAGGCGTATTGGCAAACGCCTGCAATCCCTGAGCGGCAAACTGTTGATAGCCGAAGAGGGGCGCGATGCCAACCGATTGTTTGTCGTCAAGCTTCATGGAAATCGTCGGCGCGACGATGAGCTGAATGAGATTGACACCCAGCGTTCCGTTG encodes the following:
- a CDS encoding outer membrane protein transport protein yields the protein MRRFLPTLVAGLFTLGVLVIPNVARATDGYFSVGYGMKASGMGGAATAMTQDTSGGANNPASMVWVKNRVDLGVTLFMPRRSAARSGLGPGLDGASASGSNLFAIPEFGYNHMVNPKLAIGVSVYGNGGLNTNYPSGAFDCGHGPANMLCGNGTLGVNLIQLIVAPTISMKLDDKQSVGIAPLFGYQQFAAQGLQAFANTPNLSAAPTLVTNTGPQGSTGFGVRIGYMRKLSNSITFGAAYATRMHMSRFTQYGGLFAGAGSFDIPENFSLGIAVVPVPKLTLAMDYQRINYGAVASVGDPSTNQSQLGSANGPGFGWQDVNVLKLGVAYRASNRLTLRAGYNHGSNPIQPRDVTFNIIAPGVTTDHLTLGATFAQKNGGEFTAAFVRAFNNSVSGASLLPAFMGGAPAGNETIQLRADSVGIAYGRTF